The sequence GGGATTAAAAGGCGAACATAGATTGGTATAATTAATAGCATTGGTATTTGATAAAAAACACCAATACTGCCAGAAGGAATTTCAAAGTTAGATCCCATATGCCTATCCATTGTCATTGCCTGCTTGATAAAGAGCGTAAAACTTTGTGCTACTATTGTACTGGGAAATATGACTGTCAgccaaatgggaagaactcttatCACCTGCTTTGTCTCCTCTACATCTGTCACAGAGCAGGGATTTGAATGCCTCGAATTTAAGAATGCTGCTTTATCTAGAAATCTGCGACACACAAATCAAGCCATCGTTTAATTATCTAAGTGTCTTCACAAATCAAGCCAAAGTTTGTGAAGGTTTACAAACCTCAGATTTTTAGTGGAGGTAATGGGGTATCGGCCTTGGCTAAGGTATGCTTTTGAATCGACTTCATGTAGGCAAGACGCATCTGTAGGAACATGTATTTTCCAGTTTTGAATCATTCTAACAATTACTTTTCCAACTCGCTGAAGTGGGCTACCTGTAACAGCTTTGTATCTATAAAATGGAGATCCTGTCATGAATACAACATAAGCTATTAGTAAGAATCCAGTGATAGATCCATAGCTGACTCCCCAGCTGATGTTGTCTTGAACATACACAATAAATGTCTGACCCAATAGACCTCCAAAGAAAACTACAAAAAACCACCAATTGAAAAATGAGTTCTTGTGCATTTTTTCCTCAGGATGGAAATCATCGAACTGATCTGCACCGAAGGTGGGCAGATTTGGTCTGGTTCCTCCTGTACCCAGAGCAAGAAGATATAAAGCAAAATAAAAAATCCCGAGTTGCATAAATGAAGCCTTTTCACATCCTTCATTTGATGGGCACTCTAGTGGTTTTAAAGACTTCAATGAGACTGTTAGGGTCAAAATCCCCATTCCCTGCACCCAAAATCAATGTGAAATTTACCATCACAAAATGAAACATTTGAATACTTTGCTCTTGGTACATTGTGGCTTATTTAGGGATCTGGGTTCTTATGTAAATAACCACTATTTTAAATTCAACACAATAACTATTTACTTGGGAATAATATGCTTAAACTATTCCCCTTAATACTATAAATATTTAACCACATAGGAAAAATTCTCATAATCGATAATTACCAGTATATAGATACATGAAGAGGCTGCAAATGTCCAAAAGCGTCCCAAATATGTATCAGCAATGTATGCTCCAAGTAAGGGCGCTAGAGAAAGTGTGCCAATCCAATTATGGAGGAGGAGACAGTGCCTTCATGCATCTTGGTCGTCAGATACACCATTAAATTTGCCAAAACGCCATACAAAGCCAACTTTTCAACAAGTTCGTATCCTATATAGAGAAATTCAGAAACCATCGATTTGTTAAGAAAAATTAAGTTATATGTTACAAAAAAGTGAAGGTGGGAATATTTATACCAATAATTATAGAACATGCTCTCCACCCTCCACTCTTTGCTCTTACACTAGGTCTTCCTTTCGAATCAACTGAGCCGTCAGAAACAAATTCTTCTGCTTCATTACTCATGAGTAGCTTGTACCGAGCCATTTACGATTATTAAGGCTAGACAGTATCATGCCTCTCTATGTAATTCACATTCTATTCTAAGTGACACTTCACATCACTACCTACAACAATTTAAAATGCTTCGAACTTGGCTAATTCTTATTTTTCTAAATGTTTAGTACACTCAATCTATATCATTAGGATGGAATATAATGTGAAACTGCAATATATATGAAAGACAAAATGTTTTGGAGTTTGTACGTAGCCTCTTCGATTCTTTATTATAGTTTATTTCAGTTCAGCATACTAGGAGCGGTTGGTGCCCACGCACTTGATAATTACTAATAAGAAACACAGACAAAAACTCAACATATATTCAACTTGGCTAGATGGAAACAAAATAGGATATTTGCCCTGGTCATGAGAATGGGAATCAAGATATTCCATTCAGCATTTAATAGTCAGCATTTAAACCCTGACGACTgtctttcaaaataaaatattattaaaatcacTGGCGCACTTTCAGAAGGAATCGTAGCAGATTGATGTAATAGAAATGCAATTAAACTTACAAGGTAGAGTAATAACCCATGGGAATTGCAGAAGCCTTTTTCTTACTAATTTTCCGAAGTCGGTTTCCTTAATGCATTTTACTTGGTTCTGTTTGGTCATTGGtccaaaaataattttctttttaaacTTGAATCGTAGAGAGTCTTCTTTTATATAAATTACGTGAGAAAAACACTTTGTCTGGCTACATACCGTACTATTGCTGCAAAATTGTTGGATAATGCTGCTCAGACGAACTAAACTATTCTTAAGAGTTAAAGAAGAAATCAATGGATATTGCTATTTGTATTTTTACAAGCTATTATTAGACAGTAATTAAATGGCAGCATAAATATATGTTTCAGTTGCATGTTAACGTCGAACAATAGCAATTAAGTAGGCATCaaggaaaaatattaaatatttgtttagTGAGTTTTCTAATTTGATATGTTGGTTAATTTTTCAGAATATGTATTGCAAATGTCGATTCCTTTATGTAACGAAGCATTATGTAAATATTTTTATCACGTTGAATAGAATGTCGCTTTCAGTTTTTGCCTCTATCCACTATCAGATTGGTATCACAGCTTGGTTGGCAAAGTGAAAATTGAAGAAGAGAGTATGAGGAGTTTATGGGAGATCCCAAATTTGAATATCTCCACAATATTTATTGAAGCCATCAGTACAAACAAAAGGGAAAATTAGTACTAAATCGTATTATTTGAAGAAGCCATATGAAGCGCAAGGAAAGAGTTCGTATGAAGGAAGTGAACGTAGTTGAGTATATTCTACCATCATGTTAACGAAAAATTGAGATcacaataaattttaaataatcatagaCAATTGGAAATTTTGGTCATATTAAAATGAAAGGTGTTACATCTATTGAACCTACACATGTTAAAATAAGAAATTGGGGGACTTATAACAAAAAGGACAAACTCGCACATCAATGCGTGAAGCCCTTTTACCATTGCACATTTTGTGGATTGATAATCACTCCAAATCTTTAATGACCTAATCTTTTTTTTGATTTTGAGTGTTTTAATGACTTTTCTCTTGTTTCTCTCCAATATCTTATCAATTTTATATTCAAGAAGCTTAGGGTTTCCTACTAGCCCATGAATTTGATGTTGCTTGCCTTTGATTAATTTCCTATGTCAATATTTCAATTTGATGATTTGAAaagaattttattttggatttatgtAAAAGCATTTTAGAAATGATATTGTGGCAGTTCAGAAATGGGCTACTGCTAAATGGGTCATCAAGGGTTGCATCTCTATCTCGGCCCTTCCCAAATGTatgttctctttttctttttccttggccgAAGATTGTGTGAAAATCCTCTCCTTGGGCCCCTAGGTCTTTTGGAAACAACAACTCTTGTTGAGCAAATGGAGCCAAGGCTTCAAACTTGACACTCTCCTATCAAGTACGATTCCGACTAGGGTTCCCTACCCCGGCCTCCATCTAGAGTATTGAGACAAGGAGATTATTACTAGTACTGCCAACTCATTTGGACAATTTATTGCATTGGACTGTCACCCAACGGAAGTTGAGGGTAGTGATTTCTTGCTTCTATGTTGGGGCGGCTCCTACTTTATCTTGTCCACCCCAATTGTGCTAAAGTCTTGTTTCAACTCCTAGACTCAACCCTTAGAGTTTGAGAAATCAACTCTCTATTATCAACATTGCTTATCTATTGGACACCTCAGTAATGCTTGTGCTGGTGGACTCAAGAAGGGCCCTATGCCTAAGCACAAAGGAAAGAATTTTCCCCCTTCCTCATCTGCATCTAGGTTGATCTCTCTAGATGCTAACATGTCTACCACAACTACAATCCAATTTGTTGAAGATTTGTAAGTGGTTTCAAAGGCACACATTCTAGTGGACTAGTTTTCTACCTCAAAGGCCAACAATGTTTCCCCCCAAGAGGTTGCTTTGGAAGTTTTTCTCCCACTCACTATGGGGGATCAGGTTGTGGAGGAGGTGCCTCCAATGGATCATTAATGATTCCTCCACCCTCCTAGGAGTGGGCCATTGTCCCATTTCATCCATCCCACAAGAAGCACTCCCCTCCTTCAGATAGGATGCTATCTATGGAGACCATGGGTCTTGTTGTGGATACCCCTTCTTGGTCTCTAGTATTCAATTGCCTAACCTTGCCTAATGAATATTTTTTTAGTAGTTGGGTGCTTTCTCCTAGAGGGAGGATGACTGTGGATGTGGGTAGGGACTCTAGAGTGGGAAGGAAATCCTTAAAGGATGTGAGGCAGACTAGGGCTAATAGGGATGTGGCTAATGGTTGTCAGGGTATGTTGGAGAAAAAGTACTCATAGaggaataataaataattattctcTCCTAGAATGCAGGGGTCTAAATGGGCCCCATAAGAATATTATGGTTAAGAATCTAGTGAAAGACTTAAAACTAGATATTTTGCTTCTATAGGAAAATAAGATGTGTTCTAAATCTTGTTTGAAAGTGTGCAACTTCActtgtttattttctcaattagTTGCCATGAGCATTGATGGTGCTTCTGATGGACTTTCTATGCTTTGGAGACTGAATAATCTTATGGGTTCGCTCAAGATAAAAATTATCAGTGCATTTATTTTGAGAATAATACAAATAATGGGAATCGGAGATTCACTAATGTTTATGTTCCTAATAATGTTGTTCAAAGGAGGGAATTATGGTTCTCTCTGATTGATCATTGGAATCTCAATTGTGGTCCCTATTGGCTTGTTATGGGGTATTTTAACACTCCCTTATTTCCCTCGAAGAAAATGGGAGGGATGTTAGACTTCTCCAAGATTATGTTGGATCTCCAAGAGTTCCTGACTAAAGGAGACCTTATTGATTTGGATTTAGAAGGCAGGatctacacttggtctaatcaaaGAACTAGAAATAACCCCATCAACGTTCGTCTTGATATATGTGCTATATCCTCATCCTAGAACATCTTTCAAAATTGCCACCTCTCTTCCTTTATTTGCAATGGGTCAAATGACTGTCATATCTCTATCAATTGGCAAGCAACTAGACCCAAAAGAGGATTTCCTTTTCATTTTTAAATTATGTGGACTACTGCTACTGAGTTCAAGCCCCTCGTGGCCTAATGGTGGAATGTTCATATCCCTGACATGACCATATTCAGAGTTGCCCAAAAGTTGAGACTGTTGAAGGATAACCTTCATGCATGGAGCACATCTTCTTTTGGTGACATCCTTTCCCTTGAGAAGTCTCTTAAAGATAAGTTTGGTGCTTTACAAAAAGACATGTAATCCATAGCAGCCTTTAAAGAAGATAGAATTCAAGAATGTGCTTTATTGGCAGACCTTCACAATTTGGTTCTGAAAGATGAACTCTATTGGAAGAAAGATCAAGAATCCAATGGGTGAAAGAAGgggatagaaaaaaaaaattattccatcaATCTTCATGTCAGCATAAAAAGAGCAATAATATTATGGAATTTCTGCAACCTAATGGCACTTTTGTGACCAATGAAGAGGACATTCGTTGGGAAGCCATTTCTCACTTCTCTTTATTGCTCAACCCTTTGGCCGTCTAGGACCCTGTTGTTGTTGATATTTCTTCTAGACTTATCCATTGTATTCCAAATACCATTAGGCCCGATGATCTAAGGGATATGGAAAGGATTTTCTCTGAGGAGGAAGTCAAGGTAGCAATTTTCTCTTTTGGCCCATTTAAAGAACCTAGACTAGATGGGTTTCCCCCCTTTTGCTTCTACGAATACTGGGAGATTGTGGGTCAAGATATCACTTTGGTGGCTAGAGAATTACTGTCTTTGGCCAGGATTCTTAAGGAGATCAATGAAACCTTCATTGTCTTGATTTCTAAAAAGGACGATATTAAGAGGATGTCTGATTTAAGGCCCATTAGTCTTTGCAATACCCTATACAAAATATTCTCGAAGCTCATTGGTAATAGGATTAAACCTCTCCATTCCTTAATTCATGATAATCAAAAAGGTTTTGTCCTTGACCATCAAATAGTGGATGATATTCTTAAGGTTCATAAAATGTTGCACTTGAAGGACAACAATGGTAAAGAAGGTATGCTCCTCAAGCATGACATTTCTAAGGCTTGTGATATAGTTgctttgcctttcctttctttgttttTTAGTAAACTTGGCTTTAAAGGAAAAATTCTAAGGGCCATTGAGGCGTGCTTCAAAACACTAATGTTCTCAATGTTAATCAATGGAATTCCTCATGGGCCCTTCAATTCTTTTAGTGGATTGAGGTAGGGGTGTCCTTTATATGCCTACCTTTTCCATTCTTATGGTGGAGGCCCTAGGTAGAAATCCCATGTTGGTTCTACAAAATGGTGCTATAAATGGTATCAAACCTTCTTTGGCTCCCTTTGTGATCTCTCACTAGTAATTTATCAATGACACCCTTCTAACGAGTAAAGTATCTATTGCAGAAGCCAAAGGATGGAGGACCATCCTCTTTGATTATGCCATTGCTTCCGGTCCAAAAATTAATATGGACAAAAGAACTCTTTATTTTATGAAGACCAACTAGCTGCTCCAGAACAGGATAGGAAATATTCTCAATTGCAAGCTAGCTTCTCTACCTTCTATGTACTTGGGTCTCCTTCTCAATGCTACTAAGGTGGACAATTCAGTCTGGCTAAGCTTGTTAGAAAGAATTTAGAGGAAATCATCTGGATGGAAAGGTGTGATTCTTATTAGCGTGGGGAAGCTCTAGCTTCTATAAGAATCCCTATAGAGCACCTCTATgtatcttttctccctctttcacATTCTTGCTTGCTGGGCCAATTAGTTGGACAAAATATGTAGGAGATTCCTTTGGGTTGGACTGGAACAATGCAATAGAATGTCACTCATAGACTGGTAGAAGGTATGCTATTCTAAGCATTTTAGGGGTTTAAGTATCAGAGGATCCCTTTCCCTTAATAATTATTTATTGGCTAAGATCGTCTGGAGACTCATTTATAGGGATGAGAAGTGGACCTCAGTGATGAGAGGTAAGTATCTAAATGGAAGAGTTGAGTCCTTTATGGACTCAAATGTGCCTAGAAGATCTCATATCTGAAATAATCTCCTCAAGACCCATGACCTTTTTTCGAAAGGCCTAATTTGCAAACCCAGGAATCGTCGAATCATTTAGTTTTGGAAGAAATCATGGGTCTTCCCCATCCCTCTTGAATTTCATCCTATATGTGTGATGGTTGAAGATGATCTATCCACAAGACTTAGGACCCTCCTTAATGATTAATGTGTCCCTTATTCTTCACCATTGGAGTGGAAATTTAAGGCCCATGACCTTACCTAGCAAAAGAACTGTGCGGTGGAAGAGATTCTCCAAATTCTTAATTCTACCAGGTTCTATAGGAGAGAAGATGAGGATGTTCTCATTTGGGAATGCTCGAAAGGTGGAAATTTGATGGTTAAATTTGGATATGAAATCTCCTTGCCTTCCCTGGTGCCTTTATTCAAATGTGACTACAATAGACAACACccaatattttctttttcttgttgatTGTCTATCATAGAATAATTCTAATAGTTGATGATCTCAAGCACCATGGCTTTTACATGGCTAATAGATGTGTGCTATGTGAAAGGGGGAGGAAAGTATCCAACATGTTTTGTTCCATTGCTCCTTCTCCAGGAACATCAGGTAGGAGACTATTGGCATGTTTCTCCTTGATTGGGTCTAGAATAATACCACCAAGAATAATCTTCTCAGTGCAAATGTGCCTTCCTCTCACCCTTTATCTAAGGATTTGTGGTACAAAACCATTTTTTGCACTTGATGGAGTTTATGTAAAGAGTGCAATAAAAGAAATTTTAGAGATAGAAGGTGCAAGTGGGAAGAATTCACCAATAGGATTATATCTAATGTCAAGGAGAATATGGTTTGTTTTGTGAAGAGGAAACATTCTCACCCACCACTTCTTGTGGATTGGGAAATCACTATATTATGGGACATGGAGCGGCTCATTTCAACCTTCATTACCCCTCTTATTGGTTTTTGTAATACTATTAAATGGACCCCGCTCGACACCATTTGGTTGAAGTTGAATTTTGACAGGTCATCTAGGGGCAAGTTGGGTCAGGCGAGAGGGGGTTGAGTGATTAGAGACTCACGTGGGAACCTCATCTTGCCTATGTGGAAAATTTCAGAATTCAAACTTCAAGCATGGTTGAAGTGGCAGCTATTTATCATGGGTTAATTAGGACCAGAAACAAGGAGCTTAAGCACATAATTGTTGAAGGTGACTCTAGAAATACCATCATGATTCTTAAAGGGGTGGTTAAACCAGATTGGAAATCTAACCCTCTCATTTCCAAGTGTCATGTTCTCCTTCCTTCACTAGGAGACATAAGGTACTACCACATGAGATAGGAAGGCAACTGCGTGATTAACAAGTTATTAGGGATGGGTGGGTATACTAATGATAACAAAATTTGGATCCACTTGCATCAAATCCTAATGGAGGCTCGCGCCATGGTTTTAAAGGACTCGTCACTTAATGATGAATAATCTCAATGTTGGCCTTTTTGTACTTGTATTTCTCTCCCTTTCCTTTCTGTGTTGGTTATGGTGGCAGGACTTAAAGATTATTGTTGGTACAACCTACAACTATTTTCTTCAGGCTTGTCACTTTCTCAACCTGGTTTCCTATTTTTTTAATATGGCTGGCGATTTGATTTAGACTATACTTGACAAATGCTCCAAATTTAAGAATAATGGGTAGTTGTGGGATAAGGTGAGTAAAGAAAATCTTGATAATTATGTGGAAGGAATGGCTAACCATGACCCTAACCTGTCTATTGCTTTTTGGGGGTATGGGACATtgagaatgtgaaaattgacagTATTAATTTTTTGGTTTCGATAAAGACTATTGCAAAGGCAACAAGGTTGCCAGTTAATGGTGTGCCCTTTCCCAAAAAACCCAAAGGGAGCTACAGGAcacctttgagaaaaaaattcaatTGGGAGAAGGAGTTTCCAAGCTTCAAAGTAGATACAACAGAGAGGAGCTCCCTCAAATTTGGAAGGAAGTGACTTTACTGATAATGAGATGCTTCACCTTGGATGATAGAAAAGGAAGGTTCTATTTGCAAGTTTTTCACATGTTAAATCATCTTCAGCATGGGGTAAGAATGAATTTCCCCTTTTTAATTATGTCTTCTTTTTCCTAGTCTATTTCTAAAGCCATTGAAAAGGGTAAAACCCCTCTCCACTAGGGTCTCTTCCAAACAATGTATAACTTCCACCTAGCATGATCATGAAAATTTAGACCCTAATACACAAACGATGAAAATTTCTCTTCCACTTAACTCTATCTTGGTGAGCAGAAACTAAATCTCTCCTTTTCTGTTGGTTAGCATACCTAAAAAATTTTGACTGGGCTCCAAAGGAGCCTGATACAAA is a genomic window of Cryptomeria japonica chromosome 7, Sugi_1.0, whole genome shotgun sequence containing:
- the LOC131050186 gene encoding protein NRT1/ PTR FAMILY 5.2-like, with the translated sequence MARYKLLMSNEAEEFVSDGSVDSKGRPSVRAKSGGWRACSIIIGYELVEKLALYGVLANLMVYLTTKMHEGTGMGILTLTVSLKSLKPLECPSNEGCEKASFMQLGIFYFALYLLALGTGGTRPNLPTFGADQFDDFHPEEKMHKNSFFNWWFFVVFFGGLLGQTFIVYVQDNISWGVSYGSITGFLLIAYVVFMTGSPFYRYKAVTGSPLQRVGKVIVRMIQNWKIHVPTDASCLHEVDSKAYLSQGRYPITSTKNLRFLDKAAFLNSRHSNPCSVTDVEETKQVIRVLPIWLTVIFPSTIVAQSFTLFIKQAMTMDRHMGSNFEIPSGSIGVFYQIPMLLIIPIYVRLLIPLFRRFTGNPRGITILQRIGVGIILQGFAMVAAVLTEIVRLDVIQRHGIADDKDAVVPISFLILLPQLAIMGIAEAMVEVGKLEFFYDQAPESMRSLGSAMYAASGGIGSFLTGAILTLVTRVTGRHGHKSWVLNNLNASRLDYFYALLVVLNIINYAVFLTMSWSYTYKREPSEALGKDSSKATLLVDNSGQNDEGIQI